A window from Salvia miltiorrhiza cultivar Shanhuang (shh) chromosome 2, IMPLAD_Smil_shh, whole genome shotgun sequence encodes these proteins:
- the LOC131008471 gene encoding uncharacterized protein LOC131008471, with the protein MLAKQVWRLLINHTSLLACSLKAKYYLRSDILLASSAHYPSFAWKSLLVGKDLIMDGITWKLGDSSRIRVGVDKWIPNGDGSFSTAKVSTGTKNLRVTDFIQEEDFSWDVGMIDFVFEQPRDRWKLFSQLKGNPNEVDKHFLPMGSRNIYTVKSGYWLASNIQRRQEASTSTPNNHMWNWIWGLEAILKVKMCGVGAETIEHALRDCPWTEFLWDISPLRLQPISAGSHCSISDWFDSIKSFPNKELHAIFATVLWSIWYARNLLVFQNKELSHLDCLSIASRAQLISPPCSATNLRLDMKVDCSRDNQVKFLCDVAVHTNRGVGLGVVLKDSEGVILGCKFGLLQGAFTAIDGEAFAVLEAIRWCRDRGFHDEIFEMDCQFLYWMLVKYENDLSYLRDTLRQIFEISAAIPHFVFI; encoded by the exons ATGTTGGCCAAACAAGTTTGGAGGCTCCTCATTAATCATACGTCTCTACTTGCCTGTTCCCTTAAAGCTAAGTACTATCTGAGGTCTGATATTCTCCTAGCTAGTAGTGCTCATTACCCATCTTTTGCATGGAAAAGTCTACTAGTAGGAAAAGATTTGATCATGGATGGAATTACGTGGAAATTGGGGGATAGTTCGCGTATCCGGGTTGGTGTGGATAAGTGGATTCCTAATGGAGATGGAAGCTTCTCTACGGCAAAAGTTTCTACTGGGACCAAAAATCTTAGAGTTACGGATTTTATTCAAGAGGAAGACTTCAGTTGGGATGTTGGGATGATAGATTTTGTGTTTGAGCAGCCCAGGGATCGATGGAAACTCTTTTCTCAACTCAAAGGGAATCCGAATGAGGTGGACAAACATTTTTTGCCCATGGGTAGTCGAAACATTTATACTGTGAAATCAGGCTATTGGCTTGCAAGCAATATTCAGAGAAGGCAAGAGGCTTCAACTTCGACTCCAAACAACCATATGTGGAATTGGATTTGGGGGCTTGAGGCAATTCTTAAGGTGAAAAT GTGCGGAGTCGGCGCAGAGACTATCGAACATGCTCTTAGGGACTGCCCTTGGACGGAGTTTTTGTGGGATATTTCGCCTCTGAGGCTACAACCTATTTCAGCGGGGTCACATTGCTCAATTTCAGATTGGTTTGACAGTATTAAAAGTTTCCCCAACAAAGAGCTCCATGCGATTTTTGCTACGGTTTTATGGTCCATCTGGTATGCGCGCAATTTATTGGTTTTCCAAAATAAGGAGCTCTCTCACCTTGACTGCCTTTCCATTGCTTCTCGAGCTCAGTTGATTTCACCTCCTTGTTCTGCTACGAATCTGAGATTAGATATGAAGGTGGATTGCTCTCGGGATAATCAAGTGAAGTTTTTATGCGATGTTGCTGTACATACCAATCGAGGGGTAGGCTTGGGAGTGGTTTTGAAGGATAGTGAAGGTGTTATTCTTGGCTGCAAATTTGGTTTGCTTCAAGGAGCTTTTACTGCCATTGATGGGGAAGCTTTTGCTGTGCTGGAGGCTATTCGATGGTGCAGAGATCGAGGGTTCCATGATGAGATTTTTGAGATGGATTGCCAATTTCTTTACTGGATGCTTGTGAAATACGAAAACGACCTATCCTACTTAAGGGATACTTTGAGACAGATCTTCGAGATTAGTGCTGCTATACCTCATTTTGTTTTCATCTAG
- the LOC131008472 gene encoding uncharacterized protein LOC131008472 — translation MYNTIHIDEKWFYRTKTNDRYYLLPDEGEPYRTCKSKRYIEKIIFMCAVAPPIFGLDGRCIFDGKFGIFPFTTMETAQRNSKNRMKGTMEVKPITAVTKEVMKCCLLKEMIPNFKAKWPVGANKHIYIQQDNAKPHIKPNDPDFLAVANTDGFKFQLVCQPANSPDTNVNDLGFFRAIQTLKDQKPAGNVEELLKNVKDAYDEYPLEKLNHVFITLQSCYHEIIKARGGNDYKIPHMNKERLSRLGLLPDCIQVEETLVRETLQFLELDASAEGEIYNLGAVIEGLEQVDITE, via the exons ATGTACAACACCATTCACATCGATGAGAAGTGGTTTTACCGTACCAAAACCAATGATAGGTATTACCTGCTGCCGGATGAAGGGGAACCATATCGTACATGCAAATCAAAGAGGTACATTGAAAAGATTATATTTATGTGTGCCGTTGCCCCACCAATATTTGGCCTAGATGGCAGATGCATATTTGATGGAAAGTTTGGGATATTTCCTTTCACAACCATGGAGACAGCACAACGGAATTCAAAAAACAGAATGAAAGGTACCATGGAAGTGAAGCCAATCACAGCAGTTACTAAGGAAGTGATGAAATGTTGCCTTTTAAAAGAG ATGATACCTAACTTTAAAGCTAAGTGGCCAGTGggagcaaacaagcacatataTATCCAACAAGACAATGCAAAACCCCACATAAAACCCAATGATCCAGACTTTTTAGCGGTTGCAAATACTGATGGTTTTAAATTCCAACTAGTATGCCAGCCTGCTAATTCACCGGATACAAATGTCAATGACCTAGGGTTTTTCAGAGCAATACAGACATTGAAGGATCAAAAACCAGCAGGGAATGTGGAAGAGTTACTCAAGAATGTTAAAGATGCATATGATGAATACCCACTAGAGAAGCTAAACCATGTGTTCATTACTTTGCAAAGTTGTTACCATGAAATCATCAAGGCAAGGGGAGGGAATGACTACAAAATTCCACACATGAACAAAGAAAGACTCTCAAGATTGGGGTTGTTACCAGATTGCATTCAAGTTGAAGAAACACTTGTAAGGGAAACACTACAGTTTCTGGAGTTGGATGCAAGTGCAGAGGGAGAAATTTACAACCTTGGAGCAGTCATAGAAGGGCTGGAGCAGGTTGACATCACTGAATAG
- the LOC131013469 gene encoding histone H3.2 codes for MARTKQTARKSTGGKAPRKQLATKAARKSAPATGGVKKPHRFRPGTVALREIRKYQKSTELLIRKLPFQRLVREIAQDFKTDLRFQSSAVAALQEAAEAYLVGLFEDTNLCAIHAKRVTIMPKDIQLARRIRGERA; via the coding sequence ATGGCTCGAACCAAGCAAACCGCCCGCAAATCGACCGGCGGCAAGGCGCCGCGTAAGCAGCTGGCCACCAAAGCCGCCAGGAAGTCCGCCCCCGCAACCGGCGGAGTGAAGAAGCCCCATCGCTTCCGCCCGGGAACCGTCGCTCTCCGGGAGATCAGAAAGTACCAGAAATCTACCGAGCTGCTCATCCGGAAGCTTCCTTTCCAGAGGCTGGTGCGTGAGATCGCGCAGGATTTCAAGACTGACCTGAGGTTCCAGAGCTCCGCCGTGGCGGCGCTGCaggaggcggcggaggcgtATCTGGTTGGGCTGTTTGAGGACACCAATCTCTGCGCTATTCATGCGAAGAGAGTTACGATTATGCCCAAGGACATTCAGCTGGCTAGGAGAATTAGGGGTGAGAGGGCGTAA